From one Dysidea avara chromosome 9, odDysAvar1.4, whole genome shotgun sequence genomic stretch:
- the LOC136267325 gene encoding caspase-8-like: protein MNSEASSDAHSTWNSTRHSALQLRTRSHHTSDVETFSPEIGAPTSSRVNNNPYGTLQLAADTREVGRFTNVSLQYGHGEAGLPHQPWSAPFISDSFSTLTSLDLQQQPHRPVVPEAQLNVYHHILEKLSNSLSQEQVRELCYLSQEAEYEGVRHRANLNGTMLFNFFEQQVLIAPNNLEYLRVLLYKIGRMDLCNFIDHYTKIYMGGQPAPLVKPTIQAPPFNSLQLPSAPPPVDTTQHHEIRYHPSMTTFNSLQDQLSTPIPVLDEVEGPARLALPARNKVNYLYQPQEGGEPVVAYQNRVQQQAMEERELQYRSELEQKERLLQQRQMQLQDREEMINQLTRQYEQQLHVLREVQTNSNSEKERLQQQIREYEETIRRNVAQIQALRGENAHVLIPFGPVAERYSMKRTPHGIAVIINNSEFYSNDPANKALPNCRFSQVDEENLRVTWEYLQYDVRILRNLTASELTRQLMQIALQSHENYDSFVCCILSHGYLDGIYGTDSQPVKINDIASLFKGSFCPTLSNKPKLFFIQACREDDKDKGLGVPFHNDDALRHSLPSETDFLFGYVFPPGNVSWRSPRYGSWYISKLCEVLVDNAPQQDLLTMLTMVSHKVSEAYTTQGYKQCPAPVTLLRKQVWFFEMVS from the exons CTCACTCAACTTGGAACTCAACTCGGCACTCAGCTCTGCAATTACGGACTAGAAGTCATCATACTAGTGATGTTGAAACATTTTCCCCTGAGATTGGTGCCCCCACATCATCTAGAGTAAATAATAATCCTTATGGGACACTGCAACTAGCAGCTGACACTAGGGAAGTTGGTAGATTTACCAACGTATCTCTACAATATGGCCATGGAGAAG CGGGTCTTCCTCATCAACCATGGTCTGCACCATTTATCAGTGATTCATTTTCTACTCTGACTAGTCTGGACCTTCAACAGCAACCACACAGACCAGTAGTGCCAGAGGCTCAGCTTAATGTGTATCATCATATATTGGAGAAACTTTCTAATTCTCTTAGCCAAGAACAAGTGCGAGAGTTATGCTATCTCTCACAAGAAGCAGAATACGAGGGTGTACGCCACAGGGCTAACCTCAATGGTACAATGCTGTTTAATTTCTTTGAACAGCAAGTGCTTATAGCTCCCAATAACTTGGAGTACCTCCGAGTCCTCTTGTATAAGATTGGTCGGATGGACCTCTGTAACTTCATTGATCATTATACCAAAATATACATGGGTGGACAACCTGCACCACTAGTTAAGCCAACAATACAAGCACCTCCATTTAATTCATTACAGCTCCCATCAG CACCACCCCCTGTAGATACGACACAACATCATGAAATACGATACCATCCTAGTATGACAACATTTAACAGCCTTCAAGATCAACTTTCCACACCAATCCCAGTACTAGACGAAGTTGAAGGTCCTGCACGTTTAGCTTTGCCAGCTAGAAATAAAGTAAACTACTTGTATCAGCCACAGGAAGGTGGGGAACCAGTGGTGGCTTACCAGAACAGGGTACAGCAACAGGCCATGGAAGAAAGGGAATTACAATACAGAAGTGAACTAGAACAAAAGGAGAGACTATTACAACAGCGTCAAATGCAACTACAAGACAGAGAGGAAATGATTAACCAACTCACACGACAGTACGAACAACAGCTACATGTACTGCGTGAGGTACAGACTAACTCCAACAGTGAAAAGGAGAGGCTGCAGCAACAGATACGTGAGTATGAGGAAACAATTAGACGaaatgttgcacaaattcaGGCCCTGAGGGGAGAAAATGCTCATGTACTGATTCCATTTGGTCCAGTAGCAGAGAGGTATTCAATGAAGAGGACCCCACATGGCATTGCTGTCATCATCAACAATTCTGAGTTTTATTCCAATGATCCTGCTAACAAAGCATTGCCAAATTGCCGGTTTTCACAAGTTGATGAAGAGAACCTTCGTGTCACTTGGGAGTATCTCCAATATGATGTACGAATCTTGAGAAATCTTACTGCATCAGAGCTCACTCGCCAGCTAATGCAGATTGCCCTACAGAGTCATGAGAATTATGACAGTTTTGTGTGCTGTATCCTCAGTCATGGCTACCTTGATGGTATATATGGTACTGATAGTCAACCAGTTAAGATCAATGATATTGCCAGTCTGTTTAAAGGAAGCTTTTGCCCAACACTGTCCAATAAACCAAAGCTGTTCTTCATTCAAGCTTGTCGTGAAGATGACAAAGATAAAGGACTCGGAGTACCTTTCCACAATGATGATGCTCTACGCCATTCTCTACCAAGTGAAACTGATTTCTTGTTTGGTTATGTCTTTCCACCAGGAAATGTGTCATGGAGAAGTCCTCGATATGGTTCCTGGTACATTTCCAAATTGTGTGAAGTTCTTGTGGACAATGCTCCACAGCAGGACCTTCTCACTATGTTAACCATGGTCAGTCACAAAGTGTCAGAAGCTTACACTACTCAAGGTTACAAGCAGTGTCCTGCACCAGTTACCCTGCTACGCAAGCAAGTTTGGTTCTTTGAAATGGTTTCATAa